The region aagaaggctgtttttgtggtttgggcgatatgattttaattcatttaattctacgaaatggtatcgatcagacaggtaggatctaaaccaacttaaagcctgtccatgaatacctgtgtaattttgtaagcgatctaggataatgttgtgatctatagtgtcgaatgcagcactaaggtcaagtagaactaatagtgacatacagtctttgtccgaagctaagaacaagtcatttgtaactttggTCCGGCacatcttctcctggtagaaagaagcaaagtcttctgcaatcagggaggatgaagaaggtgtagccggggggttgagcagagaagagatgacgTTGTGGAATTTCTGAGgttcatgtgaggaagcttcaagcttttccttgtagaaggaagtctgggcagaagtcacatctgaggagaacttggcaagaagtgttcggtaagaatcaagatctgcatcaagttgttatttcttccactttctctcggatgatcttagctctcttcgattgttgcgcagcacatctgaaagccaaggagcagaacaggaagttttcttgggtttagtgaacatagggcagaggaagtccatagttgaggaaagagatgaaaggaaagtatctgtggccgagtccaagggtagtgaggaaaaaagactcaggatcaggaaggtaagaaagagtgccagaagctactgaagaaggggagacagagtgaaggttgcggcaggtaagagcgagggggtaagaggtagttttaggtagggtagggagagtgatggtgaaggataccaggtaatggtcagagacgtgtagtggggtaacagtcacgtctgtagctggagaaggacgggtgaaaaccaggacattgcctcctttgtgtgtggggatgtagctgttgagtgtgagggtgaatgagtcgagaagagacaggagggaagaagaatgtagcttgtcagaggggaggttgaagtcaccaagcactgtcaggggggagctatcagaagggaaagcactaagcagtgtgttcATAttttccaggaagtcacctaggggaccaggagggcggtaaacaacaatgataacaaggttgattggagaggtaactgaaatggcatggaattcaaaagaggagatggttaaatgtgacaagaggagaggtgtaaagcaccatttctttgacagcagtaaacctgtaccaccacccctgcctgtttctcgtggcgagtgagagaaagcataggcagaggataaagcagctggtgtagcagtgttctgtggggatatccaggtctctgttagcgcaagaaaatcaaaggagtaatgggaagttaaagcagagataaaatcagcttttttcacagcagactggcaattccagagcccacctaccaccactgtttgagacttacacaacagaggagggtagatgaggttactgggattttgacctctgctctgtggacgagagcaTCTGCGggagtaggaattgagtacagagatgggtttaaggcacatatttgcagtcaaacaagagtgagaattaaggtattgtagaatatatcaaaacactacTAGACACTAATGTTACAACACAAGAGAGATACTTATACGCTAAGAGAGATACTTagcggagaaccttcaatttaaataggtaagccttgcccacaattcacaccttaaggtagactgaaactactcctgattaatcagctgagagaacaacaaagaccacactataaaatcaacaatggtatagaatataacacaattcaaatcacactactctagaacaaagtgagttaagcagatagtatacaaaagtcaggaacctactttaccagaagacaatatattcaaataaagagagttaaagcacagaGTATAAGGGGTTGTTTTCACACCATCTGTCTTACAGTGAATAAGACACAGTTGTCATGATACTGAGcctgatgctgccaccaccatgcttcacctcTCAGTGTTATAGAGTTATACTGTATCACATGACTCTACACACTCCactcaactcaactcaactcaCTCAGCTAGTTCAGAATGTTCTAAAAAAAGGTGTTCTGGTGAATTCTTATGCAAATACAACAGTTTTGTTTACACTTTTATTATACACCCTATGTCACTAGAATCATGATGTGTCATTCCAGTgaattctatttcatttttacaATGTAACAACAGTACAAAATGTggggtgtgaatacttatgaCTTTGTATGTTACAGACTATTTCAACCGAGATCAACTAAAGAAATGTGACGTTGAAGTGTGatgaatattttttctctcGCTGTGTTTtagacaaaggaaatccaacTCGTTCGGCATGCAGTCTGGAAGGGAGTGATGTACCACTCAGGTGAGGGGACTCTGACACGGAGCCTGAAGAAGAACCAGACGGTAATACGTTCATCTTCAGGACGCCTTGTCCATCCCTCGTTCCTCCTCTGGAGCAGAAGCAGCTGAACTCTCACACGCTCAGGCTGCGGAGGAGGAACCGGAGGCACCAGGATTCTACTCACAACTATACATCAATCCATCTCTGCCTTATTCCACACCAAAACTTGTACCATTTgtccaaaaaaagagaaagagtaaTAGGCGATCTGacgtattttatttattgagtcatttattttgatttgttttttctttttgtattataGCATGCTTTGCAGAATcttgttttataatattttccCACGTGCTAGGATaaaagtgtgtatttttatgacTGAGCACCACCTTTAGGAGTTCTGGGACTCTCCATTTCCACCAGTGAGATGGTTCCTGGTGCTTTAAAGCACTCGAGTGATTCACACCAACACAGAACCCAAACAATAAAGCCCATGGTGAACACCACTCATGACTTCCTGAAGTTTTTAAAGTCTTTATGAATTTTACACAGAATTCTggaagaaaggaataaaacatgacagagagGAGCAATGAAGCTGACTTACTGttacttacacacttacaccaGTAACGTATCCTCCAGTGTTTCCTCTGACACCACAGTAATCAGGTGACCACTgcgatttttatttatcttcctGAAAACTGTCAGAAAACTACAAAGCACggacactgacactggagactccttccataaatgttccaGAAACATCTTACAGAAAaattcaccatatcaacaaacACAcgttttttaatccatttatgtAGATCGACCACCTGCACATCCCTGTGCAtgagatgttactatagaaactgtaATGTATTCGAATGAGTGCGTTCAATTAAAATTCTGACTAATCAGATCCAGGAGCACAGTCATAATGACTTTAATCCAGGtgaattataaatatacagtttattGACGAGTAAGTATTTCTATTCATATTGATTAATTACTGCATGTTGATAACTATTTATGGTATTCCATTACATACAGATGTAAACTTTGGTACAATGCAGTTCCCAGGAATGCTAATCAGTGCACAGTAAAAAGCTTTTGCTAAACATGTTTTAGGTGAAGCACGAATGTGAACACGACTACTTCTTAGTGGGGTCAATGACACGGCCCATGTGTAGCAGGCTTTTAGTGGCCTCGTGATAGACGAGGAACAGGAAAGGCCGATTGAAGGTGAGTCTTGGAGGAAGAGTCTCCATGAAGATGCTGCTGGAGGACGGAGCATCCAAGCCTTCTTTCTCATCCACTTCCACCAGGACCTTCTGCAGTGCCTGCAACCACATAATATTTCAGGTGTGTAGGAAACTGGAAGAACTGTGGGCGTTGACAGAGTTTCTGCAGGACTCAGTGGGCGTGGTCAGAgtttttgtgaatatttttagagtttttatataatttatttgtaaatgataTCTACTGCCCCTCATTTACCCCATGAATGATACACTACCTCAGACAGTTTCAGCTCAGAGGATTTGCTGAGGTATTGCAGATCTGCACTACTATCCTGGAATTTGGTGAAGCCCAGACCGAGGAGGCTTTTCTTCAGGGAGAAGGAGTACTCCACGGAGAACCTGGGTATCTGGACCTCTAGCTTCCTGCGGAGTGATCACATGACCAAACACAATTACTATTCAAGCACAATGAATCACTAATGTGTCACAGTgtttataaatcaataataaaatggACCCTGACGTACGTCTTCTTAAGCTTAGCTACCCATCCGAGGAAGACTTCAGCAGTCAGGGCTTCATCCACAGCTGTGTAGTCTACGTCTTCATCTGGTAGGAGGACCAGCATGGCAGTCCCATCAGTACATGGCAGCTTCAAAATGCCCACCTTCAGAGACGGGTCATACGCCAGGTAGTACTTATCAGAGTGGACCATCATCGGCACCTGGACGATGTGATACTTATCAATGTAGAATCGTTCCTCCTGAGTGAAGCTGGAATTGAAAGGGAGCTTCCAATGGCCTGGTTGGGAAAAACATAGCAAACATTATAACCTTAGAATCCAGAAGGATACTTCAGTTACCCCTCTGGGGCAAGTGATATTATTCTGTGCAGGACATGAAAACCATGTTAGAAACATTCCAAAAAAGTAAAATTCCTTTTTTTGGAAtgtaaagctttttattttccatttgacTCTTAAAGAACCATTAAAGAGCCCAGTTTCCTTTATCTACTAGAGCAGCCATGGAACTGATCTggttctctgtctctttctatagGAGTTAGGGctacatttacactattaaaAAGTTCAGAACCCAGAAGAAGGGTTCTCTGTTTATCCCTCTGCAGGAACCCTTAAAAATTCAAAGAACTGTACAACATGTTCCATGACTAGAAAGACTTTAACTTGAACCATGTAGTTATCTAATGAACCTTAAAAAGAACCTTTGAAGAACCCACTTTAACCCATCTACTGAACAGGTATCTGGCCTGGCTCTTCGTCTATCTCCACAGGAACCAGAGCTACCATGTTCCTGGCATGCATCTGCAATAACACAATGTTGTGTACACAACATTAGACAATCCAGAACAGGGGATCCTTTTTGTCCCGCTGCAGGAAAGCCTAAAGTTTCGAGAGTATTCCAGGCAGAACGCTTTTACACTGATAAGGGTTCTTCATTTTGCAGTAAGCTCTTAAAGAACCCTTGAAGGACACCCGAGAGGTAAAACAATGAGCAATAATTTGGAGTTTGTATGGCAGAAATAACCAGCCAGTACACCCACTTCTATGGAACAGAGGTATGTTAAGAGTAAAAGGGTTCTGCTTGGAACCATTTCTGCTACCTTCATGCACATCATGGTGCATTGGTGTTAAGTCATCTGGTTTTTGCATCACATACTCAAACATTCTCAGCTGGATGATCTAGAACATGAAGATGGGAAACACAGAACCCCTGGAAAAGAAGCGAGAAGCACCCTGATGGTTCCTCACCTGTAAAATACGCAGCACTGATGAGCATGAGTTGGCTTTGAGGATCCACTGTGTCCAGCACGTCCCTGATCTTGTTCCCTGTGTTGCTTGTGATGTACTCACTGATGCTGGCTTTAGTGGCCTGTGTGTTGGAGAACTCCACATtcatcacatctgcattgtagAACTTCTTCACCAGGCTGCTGAAGCTGGACTCGACCTGGACTTGCCTGCTGATGAACAGACCCGTCACTACAGTCTGTGCCACAGCTTCCTTCATCTGCTGCAGCAATGCCGGGATCCTCTCCGGTTCTCCTTCTCTATCCATAGGAGCCAGGTTTAACGTTTGCAGCAGTTCCTTTCTCGTGTTCTCGTCGGCTCCTGCTGCCAGAGACGCCAGGCTCAGTGAGGCTGCTAAAGGCGAGAAGGCAAAGTTATCATCGCTCGTGCTAGCGATCTTGCGGTACAGCGCCATGGCGAAGTCCGCGTTCCGGCCGGCCAGCTCCTGCATGTCTGAGCTCTGCGTCTGACCCTGAGTACCTGTGGTGAGGAGGGTTACGCTGAGCAAGATGAAGACCTTCTCCATGGCTCCTGTTCATGAAAGTGAGACATGGATTTGTACAattcactgacactggagactccttgcATAAACATTACATAAACACTCGTTTACAGAAATCATCAGTCACATGattttaatcagtttatatGGACTGTTTGTGGAAACAATGACAGATTAATAAACTTCATTTTAAGGATGAATCATTTTTCAGCATGAAGCGTTAAAGCACATATAGAAATGTTCGTAAACAATCTACTGAAGAAAACAAGCTTTCCAACGATCTGTGattcaatacagaaaaaataaacatccacAGAATGTTTAACtacaaaagtgtaaaataatgatgataaaaataaaggattgtatctgtataattaaatgatgtttttataaAGGATATCAGTCGGTTTCATATTACGGCAATTTAAAACTAAGTGAAATGAACATTTTGTCGCATACAGAAGATTATTCTTGTTTTTTGCTGAAATCCTGATCACAGCTGTAATTCTATCTGAACATCAGGAGATTATAAAGATTCTAAGTAAGATTCTGAGTCAATTCTTCAGATTAATGTGAGCTGTATAAGCTTCTACTGTACATGACATGTAGTCTGTCTGTGATGAGCTTCCTGAGCAGTGTGTTTGATCAATGTGTAATCCTTTAactttgtgtgtaatttgttgTAAGAGGATGAGATAAAATACACAGTGAGCTGGAGAGAAACCTGCAGTGTAACTGGGAGCAGGCTGGAGGTTTGAGGTTCAATGGGCAAAGTGCAAAATACggaaaaacacacaatagcTGATCAATACTGaccctgtgcgtgtgtgagaatGATAGTGTCAAAGCTTTTACAATGGGTcagttgtaataataataataataataataataataataatcgtcaTCACCGTCATAAGACTTTATTGTTGCGTCATTGTGAAAGTCACCATAAATGTCACCGATACCCCAGTGTTTGTTCCTTTGTTTACATCATGAACATCATGAACTTCACTGATATCcaaatgtttgttctttttacaGAGAAACTGTGAGTgtaaaatgttacagaaaaaataatatcTAGGCTTTTATATTAAGAGCTGGAGAAGGAAAGGACAGCACCCCTGTGACAGAGAAGAGTTAACTATCCATCCCATAAACCCTTTCCTTCTGTCTGGGactgaaacaacaacaacaacaacaacaacagccacGCCTTGTTATTGcgtcatcattattattattatttctaacgACCTCTAAACATCACGAATTTGACTATTACTTTACTTTGCgattatatttttgtaataatatgATTCCTGTCTTCTATT is a window of Tachysurus vachellii isolate PV-2020 chromosome 3, HZAU_Pvac_v1, whole genome shotgun sequence DNA encoding:
- the serpina10a gene encoding serpin peptidase inhibitor, clade A (alpha-1 antiproteinase, antitrypsin), member 10a codes for the protein MEKVFILLSVTLLTTGTQGQTQSSDMQELAGRNADFAMALYRKIASTSDDNFAFSPLAASLSLASLAAGADENTRKELLQTLNLAPMDREGEPERIPALLQQMKEAVAQTVVTGLFISRQVQVESSFSSLVKKFYNADVMNVEFSNTQATKASISEYITSNTGNKIRDVLDTVDPQSQLMLISAAYFTGHWKLPFNSSFTQEERFYIDKYHIVQVPMMVHSDKYYLAYDPSLKVGILKLPCTDGTAMLVLLPDEDVDYTAVDEALTAEVFLGWVAKLKKTKLEVQIPRFSVEYSFSLKKSLLGLGFTKFQDSSADLQYLSKSSELKLSEALQKVLVEVDEKEGLDAPSSSSIFMETLPPRLTFNRPFLFLVYHEATKSLLHMGRVIDPTKK